The following proteins come from a genomic window of Mammaliicoccus sp. Marseille-Q6498:
- a CDS encoding AAA family ATPase has protein sequence MYYVKNLNYTYKNSNKPAISNVSFTLMKDKLNVLIGMNGSGKTTLLDCITNHLSAQSDEVVMPIKRDISFLTQNNYYAPNNLGKDLINLFLGMIPKSDAKKFENDFYNSLPEIEKGKYDHLLKMKIGKMSFGERKWLLTVMFSHLNRKLFLFDEPTSGVDPLSRKMIMEKLEYILKKDGVCLLTTHQLQDLIHLNPHIIFLNNGKVVFEGNYDEWLNLHNTSDPDIAFEKTISC, from the coding sequence ATGTATTATGTTAAAAATTTAAACTATACATATAAAAATAGTAATAAACCTGCTATTTCGAATGTTTCATTTACTTTAATGAAAGACAAATTAAATGTCTTGATTGGTATGAATGGTTCGGGAAAAACAACTTTACTAGATTGCATAACGAATCATTTAAGTGCTCAATCAGATGAAGTCGTCATGCCAATCAAGCGTGATATTTCATTTTTAACACAGAATAATTACTATGCTCCGAATAATCTAGGAAAGGACCTTATAAATTTATTTTTAGGTATGATACCTAAAAGTGATGCAAAAAAATTTGAAAATGATTTTTATAATAGTTTGCCAGAAATTGAAAAAGGAAAGTATGATCATTTATTAAAAATGAAAATTGGGAAAATGTCGTTTGGAGAAAGAAAATGGTTGCTTACCGTAATGTTTTCGCATTTAAATAGAAAATTATTTTTATTTGACGAACCAACAAGTGGAGTTGATCCGTTATCTCGTAAAATGATTATGGAAAAATTAGAATATATATTGAAAAAAGATGGTGTATGTTTACTAACTACACATCAATTACAAGATTTAATACATTTAAATCCACATATTATTTTTTTGAATAACGGCAAGGTAGTTTTTGAAGGTAATTACGATGAATGGTTAAACTTACATAATACTTCAGATCCGGATATCGCTTTTGAAAAAACAATTAGCTGTTAA
- a CDS encoding peptide ABC transporter substrate-binding protein — MKKKFTTLLVMITVLLVTLAGCGGGSKDGKDKGVKETKSENTLNLSSGDDIPTMDPSLAADQVSFTTFAQTMEGLYVLDKNDKPSPGVATGEPKKSADGKTWTIKLRDNAKWSNGDPVTAKDFVFGWQKSVDPDTAAEFSYMFENIENAKEITAGKKKPEELGVKAIDDHTLQIKLVKDVPWMESLLAFGSYMPQNEKFVKKQGEKFGTTAKTTLSNGPFKLSQWKTEDKWVLEPNDKYWDKKNVKIDKVNVKIIKDTQTALNMYQTGKLDMVGLDAQNVKKYKNRKDFSTRSTSGSYFFRINKEKNKDLANQNLRKAIAKSVNKKSYVNSLLNNGSKPLDTLMIKDFIKDSKGKDYSDGVKSSLNFDDKEAKSLLKKAKKELGKDKFTIELLTYDEDESKKAGEFVKEQVEKNLPGVTLKIKQQPFKQKLALESKKDFDISFAGWFPDYPDPTTFLDLFTSDSPHNQTGYANKKYDKAIEEANSDEMLKPENEDKRIKKLQNAETEFLDSASISPLFQTGSALLRQPYIKNWQNHKYGGDYTLKGVEIKGAK, encoded by the coding sequence ATGAAGAAAAAATTCACTACTTTATTAGTAATGATAACGGTTCTTTTAGTAACGTTAGCTGGTTGTGGTGGCGGAAGTAAAGATGGTAAAGATAAAGGTGTTAAAGAAACGAAATCAGAGAACACATTAAATTTATCTTCTGGTGATGATATACCAACAATGGATCCATCACTAGCTGCGGATCAAGTTTCATTTACAACGTTTGCTCAAACTATGGAAGGGTTATATGTTCTTGATAAAAACGATAAACCTAGTCCAGGTGTTGCAACAGGTGAACCTAAAAAATCTGCAGATGGTAAAACATGGACAATTAAATTAAGAGATAATGCGAAATGGTCAAACGGAGATCCAGTTACTGCGAAAGATTTCGTATTTGGTTGGCAAAAATCTGTAGACCCTGATACAGCTGCAGAATTCTCATACATGTTTGAAAACATCGAAAATGCAAAAGAAATTACAGCAGGTAAGAAAAAGCCTGAAGAATTAGGTGTGAAAGCAATTGATGATCACACGTTACAAATTAAACTTGTAAAAGATGTACCATGGATGGAAAGCTTACTAGCATTCGGCTCTTATATGCCGCAAAATGAAAAATTCGTTAAGAAACAAGGGGAAAAGTTTGGTACAACTGCTAAAACTACATTATCTAACGGACCTTTCAAATTATCACAATGGAAAACTGAAGATAAATGGGTGTTAGAACCTAATGATAAATATTGGGATAAGAAAAACGTCAAAATTGATAAAGTAAATGTTAAAATCATAAAAGATACTCAAACAGCACTCAATATGTACCAAACAGGAAAACTTGATATGGTCGGATTAGATGCACAAAATGTTAAAAAATATAAAAATAGAAAAGACTTTTCTACAAGATCAACGTCAGGAAGTTACTTCTTTAGAATCAATAAAGAAAAAAATAAAGATTTAGCGAATCAAAATCTACGTAAAGCAATTGCTAAATCAGTTAACAAAAAATCTTACGTTAATTCATTATTAAACAATGGTTCTAAACCGTTAGATACATTAATGATCAAAGACTTTATAAAAGATAGTAAAGGTAAAGATTATTCAGATGGCGTTAAGTCATCATTGAACTTCGATGACAAAGAAGCAAAATCATTACTTAAAAAAGCGAAAAAAGAATTAGGCAAAGATAAATTCACTATTGAATTGCTAACATATGACGAAGATGAATCTAAAAAAGCAGGGGAATTTGTTAAAGAACAAGTAGAGAAAAATTTACCTGGTGTTACACTTAAAATTAAACAACAACCATTTAAACAAAAACTCGCTTTAGAATCTAAAAAAGACTTTGACATTTCATTTGCAGGTTGGTTCCCAGATTATCCAGATCCAACAACATTCTTAGATTTATTCACTTCAGATTCACCACATAACCAAACTGGATATGCGAATAAAAAATATGATAAAGCAATAGAAGAAGCAAACTCAGATGAAATGCTTAAACCTGAAAACGAAGATAAGAGAATTAAAAAATTACAAAACGCTGAAACAGAATTTTTAGACTCAGCTTCTATATCACCTTTATTCCAAACAGGGTCTGCGTTATTGAGACAACCATACATTAAAAATTGGCAAAACCATAAATACGGTGGAGACTATACACTTAAAGGTGTAGAAATTAAAGGTGCTAAATAA